In Felis catus isolate Fca126 chromosome E1, F.catus_Fca126_mat1.0, whole genome shotgun sequence, the following proteins share a genomic window:
- the C1QTNF1 gene encoding complement C1q tumor necrosis factor-related protein 1, whose amino-acid sequence MGSRGLRLGLASCLLLAFACGPVLGRAPRGPQELQEQEGTEEPPLDHAERDEKNHEKYSPRQGEDEPASRCFRCCDPGTPVFQAVPVPQINITILKGEKGDRGDRGLQGKYGKTGSAGARGHTGPKGQKGSMGAPGDRCKNHYAAFSVGRKKPLHSNDYYQTVIFDTEFVNLYGHFNMFTGKFYCYVPGIYFFTLNVHTWNQKETYLHIMKNGEEVVILFAQVSDRSIMQSQSLMLELRDQDEVWVRLFKGERENAIFSDEFDTYITFSGYLVKHALEP is encoded by the exons ATGGGCTCCCGGGGACTGAGACTCGGGCTGGCGAGCTGCCTGCTGCTGGCCTTCGCCTGTGGCCCGGTGCTGGGCCGTGCGCCGCGCGGCCCACAGGAGCTGCAGGAGCAGGAGGGGACCGAGGAGCCGCCGCTGGACCACGCGGAGAG GGATGAAAAGAACCATGAAAAATACAGCCCCAGGCAGGGGGAGGACGAGCCGGCTTCCCGATGCTTCCGCTGCTGTGACCCCGGCACGCCCGTGTTCCAGGCCGTCCCGGTGCCGCAGATCAACATCACCATCCTGAAAG GTGAGAAGGGTGACCGAGGAGACCGAGGCTTGCAGGGGAAATACGGCAAAACAGGCTCCGCGGGCGCCAGGGGCCACACGGGCCCCAAAGGGCAGAAAGGGTCCATGGGGGCCCCGGGGGACCGCTGCAAGAACCATTACGCCGCCTTCTCGGTGGGCCGGAAGAAGCCCCTCCACAGCAACGACTACTACCAGACGGTGATCTTCGACACGGAGTTCGTGAATCTCTACGGCCACTTCAACATGTTCACCGGCAAGTTCTACTGCTACGTGCCGGGCATCTACTTCTTCACCCTCAACGTGCACACCTGGAACCAGAAGGAGACGTACCTGCACATCATGAAGAACGGGGAGGAGGTGGTGATCCTGTTTGCCCAGGTGAGCGACCGCAGCATCATGCAAAgtcagagcctgatgctggagcTGCGGGACCAGGACGAGGTGTGGGTGCGTCTCTTCAAGGGCGAGCGGGAGAACGCCATCTTCAGCGACGAGTTTGACACGTACATCACCTTCAGCGGCTACCTGGTCAAGCACGCCCTGGAGCCCTAG